CGAGGCGTGGAACCACAATGCCGGCGACGGTGTTGATCCCGATTTCGGCCGTGGCTCAAGCGCTTACGACGGCTACTGGGGTGACGAGCATGCGACGACGCCGGCCGGCAAGACACTCGGCCCGGTCGACACTGCGCCGTTCTACGCGGTCCCGATCTCAGTCGGGGCGATGGGTACCAAGGGCGGGCCGCGCACCGACCGCGACGGCCGCGTGCTGCACGTCAGCGGCGAGCCGATTCCCGGCCTGTTCGCGGCCGGCAACGCGATGGGCGGGGTGACCGGCCGCGCGTATGGCGGTGCAGGCGGAACCATCGGCCCGGCAATGGTTTTCGGCTACCGTGCCGGGCACACCGCCGCGACCGGCACGTCGCTTGACTAGCTGAAGGCCTGGGTGATGGTCGCCGCGTCGAAGTAATCGCGCCATGCGACGATCCGGTCGTCGTGCACTTCGAAGACGCCCATGACCGGCAGCGGGATCTCGCCTCCGCCCTTGCGCCGCATGACATCAGTGCGCTCGTTCATCACGACTGTGCCGTCGCTGACCTGACGGTGCACGTTGAAGTCGATACCGTCGAATGCGGTGAGGAAGCCCGCGATGAACTGCGCGATCGCCTCACGTCCGTGGACGGGCTCCATCGGAATGTTGTGATACACGGCGTCCTCGGTGAAGAAGCCGGCCAACTGTTCCGGATCCGGTGAGGACCAGAGCGAGCAGAATTC
The sequence above is a segment of the Candidatus Mycobacterium wuenschmannii genome. Coding sequences within it:
- a CDS encoding limonene-1,2-epoxide hydrolase family protein, which produces MTRTADELVTEFCSLWSSPDPEQLAGFFTEDAVYHNIPMEPVHGREAIAQFIAGFLTAFDGIDFNVHRQVSDGTVVMNERTDVMRRKGGGEIPLPVMGVFEVHDDRIVAWRDYFDAATITQAFS